The Paenarthrobacter aurescens region GGACGCCGCCGCGGTTTTCCAGGGTGATGGGGTAACCCATGGTTGAACCGAGGTGGGCCATCACGCTTGCCGGTCCTGCGAAGGATCCGATGCCGACGGCCGTGATGGATTTTGCCGCAGCCAGAGCGGCAATGGCGGCTTCGACGTCGTCGGCGTTGTTGGACTCAAGTGTCAACCGCAGGTTGTCGATGTCGTGATTCAGTGCGTCATGGAGGGGGCTGCGGTGCTCGCCGTGTTCCAGGAGGGTGTCCTCCGTGGAGATCATCACCAGGTAGCGGGAGCGCAGTTCGCGCTGGAGGTCCGGCCAGCCTCGGTAGCCCAGGCGCTGGGCGGTGCGGACAACGGTTGAGTTGTTGACGTCTGAGCGCTGGGCAATCTCTGCGATGTCTGCGTAGGACGAAAGCTGGGGATTTCGGGCGATGACCTCCACTACCCGCGCCTGGGATTTGGACAGCGCAACCTCCGGAAGTGCGTCGCCCAGCCACGCATGATCCACGGCTTCCCGTGCCATGGGGGCGGTTCCGGCCTCTTCGTGCTTGGTTGTCACAGTCTCTTCTCCTTGTAACCCACATCACTCTGCAAACTGCATTGCATTTAACATACTCTGCAATTTCGTTTGCCACTAGTGGTTTGCGTTACAGGCATGTAAACCCTGCACAAGGAGGCAGCCTTAAACGGCAAATGCCGGGAAACCCCACTGGGGCTCCCGGCATTCCAGCCAATCCCTACGCCTGATTGCTCACCAAGCCGGCAGCTACGTCCCTACCCGAGGTCGGGTTCCTGCCCTCGAGCTGCGTCGACAGCAGCGGGGCGAAGAACCTGCCAAGTTCCGCCGTCGCCGTCAAAGGCAACACGTTGGCGACGTACTGGTCCGGGCGGACCACTACTACGACGCCGTCGCGGCTGAGCCCACGCATTTCGAAGATGTCCTGGTTGGGGTCGCTGCCAAAAACCTTCTCAAGGTAGGTGAGCTTGAAGGGCCCAACAGTGGGCTTGAACACCGCCGGAACGGCGTTAATGTCCACGTTGGTGTGGTCCTGCTGGTAGATCACCTTCACATCGAACCAGGCGTCGCGGTCAGCGCCCGACGGCGTCGCGGCCAGCGGCGAGTCCGGCGAGTTCGCGATCCACTCGGCGAAGTCCGCCACAGGTCCCGGCGCTCCTGCTTGCGCGTTGTCCGCAAAGACGTAAATACGCCATCTGCCATCGGCCTTGGCGTGATGGCCCAAGTGCATGGGATTGGTGTCACAGACCCGGAGGACGGGCGCTGATTTGAAGCGCTTACCCACGGGGAAGCCGGTGGCGAGGTCCTGGTGCTGCGCCTCGGCCATGACCAGCGACGGCGCGTATTGGGTCATGAAGCCGGCCGGGAACTCGGCGGTGCTGGTGTAGAAGGTTTCCAGTTCTGCTGGGTCTTCGAACTCTTCGGGCTTCTTGGCCATCAACGTGGACCACTGCTTGTCGAAGTCGATGAGGTTCTTCGCCACCACCTGGCGTTCAGCCGAGTAGGTGTCCAGGAGACTTTCAGGACTGCGGCCTTCCAGGACGTGGCCGAGTTTCCAACCAATGTTGAAGCCGTCCTGCATTGAAACGTTCATTCCCTGGCCGGCTTTGGCGGAGTGGGTGTGGCAGGCGTCGCCGGTGATGAATACCCGGGGCGTGCGCGTACCGCGGTCCTCCGGCAGAACGTCGTCGAACCTGTCCGTCAGCCTGTGGCCGACCTCGTACACGCTGTGCCAGGCGACGTTGCGCACGTCCAATGTGTACGGGTGGAGGATGTCGTTGGCCTTTTGGATGATCTGCTCAATGGTGGTTTTGCGCACGGCACCCTTGTCATTGGGGTTTACTTCGCCCAAGTCCACGTACATGCGGAACAGGTGCCCGCCCTCGCGCGGGATCAGCAGGATGCTGCCGCCGGCGCCGGACTGGATGGCGCACTTGGTGCGGACGTCCGGGAAGTCAGTGACTGCCAGCACGTCCATGACACCCCAGGCGTGGTTGGCCTGATCCCCGGCAAGGTGGCAGCCGATCGACTCACGGACCTTGCTTCGCGCACCGTCAGCACCCACCACGTACTTGGCGCGGATGATCCGTTCCTGGCCTTCGTTCGCTCCGGAAGTGTGGGCAAGTGTGACGGTTACCGGGTAGTCGCCTTCGCCGGTGACCTGGAGCCCGCGGAACTCGTAACCGTAGTCAGGTTTCATACGGGTGGGGGAGTTGGCCATGAACTCGGCGAAGTAGTCCAGGACGCGGGCCTGGTTCACGATCAAGTGCGGGAACTCGCTGATTCCTGCCGGGTCATCCACAGCCCGCGCGGCCCGAACAATGCGGGAATGATCGGCAGGATCGGGCTTCCAAAAAGCCATCTCCGTGATCCGGTACGCCTCCGCGATGATGCGCTCGGCAAATCCGAACGCTTGGAATGTCTCTACACTCCGGGCTTGGATACCGTCAGCCTGACCAATGGCCAGCCGGCCGGGACGGCGCTCGACTATACGGGTGGTGACGTTGGGAAATTGCGAAAGCTGCGCGGCTGTGAGCATGCCAGCAGGGCCAGTGCCCACAATCAGGACGTCAACCTCGTCAGGAAGCCCGGCCGGGCGATCGATCCCTACGCCGGCGGCCGGCTCAACTCGCGGGTCACCGGATACGTAACCGTGATGGTGGAACTGCACGGGCTTTCCTCACTTCTTTGTGGGCTGCTGCATTTTCTGGGAGTGTTCGATAATAGAACACGCTGTTCTATTATCGCTCGTACAATCGTAATGCTGCTCACACCGGTGTTCAAGTCTCTGACGATTCTTATGCCTGGTAACTTGTGCGGCCTCCTACGGATCCGGCCACAGGCATGTCAGGATCAGGTATGCCGCGATTGATGCTCCTGGACACCGCCTCCCTGTACTTCCGCGCCTTCTACGGGGTGCCCGATTCCATCCGGCGCGCCGATGGGACGCCTGTGAACGCAGTGCGGGGTTTGATGGACATGATCGCCCGCCTCACAACCGACTACGAAGCTACGCACCTGGTGGCGTGCTGGGACAACGATTGGCGCCCTCGATGGCGTGTGGACCTCATTCCCAGCTACAAGCAGCACAGGGTGGCCGAAACAGTATCCGACGGTCCGGATGTAGAGGTGCTCCCGGACCCGCTTGAAGCACAGATCCCCATGATCCTGCGTGTTCTGGAGCTCGCCGGGATAGCGGTAGTGGGCGTTGACGAACACGAAGCCGACGACGTCATAGGAACCTATGCCAGCCAGGCGACCATCCCAACCGATGTTGTCACCGGTGACCGCGACCTCTTCCAGCTCGTTGATGACCACCGTGCGGTTCGCGTCATTTACACGGCGCGCGGCATGAAGAACCTGGAAGTTCTCACCGACGTGGTAGTTGTGGGCAAGTACCGGGTCCTTCCACAGCAATACGCCGATTTCGCCACACTCCGCGGGGATGCCTCTGACGGGTTGCCCGGCGTTGCCGGCATCGGAGAAAAGACGGCAGCGTCGCTGCTTGGCACGCATGGTTCTCTGGAGGGGCTGCTTGAAGCTGCGGAAGCTCCCGACGGCGGGTTGTCCGCCGGCGTCCGGGCCAAACTTTCCGCTGCAGCCGACTACCTCAAGGTGGCGCCCGCCGTCGTAAACGTTGTGCGTGACCTGAAGGTCCCCACGCTTGAAGAAGCAGGTGCTGAGCTGCACCCCGTCACAGGAGACGCCCGCGCTGAACTGGAAAAGCTGGGAACAGAGTGGAACCTCGGCGGATCGGTCAAAAGGCTCCTGGACGCTTTGGACCGGGTCCGCTAAGACAAACTCACAGACTCAGGTCCTCTTTCACAGCCGAATGACAGGTTCGCAACAGCCCGCGCTGTGGTGGCCATCCCATCCTCTTAAAAGGACGGAAGCATTGACCGTCCCTCACGCACATGCCGTACCAACGGCTCATGGAGGAGAGGCACATGTCAGTCACGAAGAGAATCACCTTGGGAGTTACAGCAGGAGCACTGGCGCTGGGAGTCGGGCTCGGTGCAACCAGCATCGCAACGGCGGCCACCACGCCGACACCGAGCTCCACATCCTCGCCCAGCTCACCGGCATCTACGGATGCAAGCACTCCTTCCGATCGCGGGGGACGGCCCGGCGGGCATGGACGCGGAGCCGATCGTGGACAGATAGCCGCTGAGCTGGCTACCAAGCTCGGTGTGGACGAAGCCAAGGTCACCGAGGCGTTGAAGGCGTTCCGTGAGGCGAACAAGCCCACCACCCCTCCTGTTGAGGGAGAGGAAGGCACCAAGCCGGACCGGACTGCACAGGATGCCGCCCTGGCGAAATCGCTCGCGGAAGCTTTGGGAGTTGAAGAATCCAAGGTCACCACGGCGTTGGAAGAAATCCGGGCTGCGAACCAAGCCGAACGATCGGCCGCTCTGAAAACCAAACTGGACAAAGCGGTCACTGACGGCAAACTGACCCAAGCCGAAGCTGACGCCGTGACCAAAGCGGTTGAAGCTGGCGTCATTGGGGGCGGCGGCCGCTAGGGTCACCGGCGCTAAGGTCACCGGCGCTAAGGTCACCGGCGCTAAGGTCACCGAACAGCACCAGCAGCAACAGGATCCCTCGGACACGTCCGAGGGCTCCTGTGTTTCTTGGCCGTTGCTGATGAACATGACGCTGCCCGGAAGCGACCCTGCCCGTTGGCCCAAAGCGGCCGGACGAATGGCGCTAAGCGATCATGTCCAGAACCCCTGCGGGCAGCACCCGGCCCCATCTTTCCGAAGGACAGGCCGGTGCCTGCTCACACCTGTGTTGGGTGTGGCCGGTTTGGGGGGTGTGTTTATGTTCTTTGGGGTGTGTGGTGGTGGTTGCGTCGGGGTTTTTGGTTTGGGTCGATGTGGGGTGGGGGGATGAACCAGGGGACGCCGGTTTTCATGTCGATGCGCCACTGTTCTTTGTGGATGAGGTGGTGGTGGTGGCTGCAGAGGAGTGTGCCGTTGTCGGTGCCGGTGGTGCCGCCGTGTGACCAGTAGGTGGTGTGGTGGGCTTCGCACCAGGGTGCGGGCATGGTGCAGTCGGGGAAGGCGCAGCCACCGTCGCGGGCGGTGATGGCTTTGCGGATGTGGGGTGGGAAGATCCGGGTGGTGCGGCCGATGTCCAGGACTCGGGAGTCGCTGCCGAGCAGGACGGGGATGATGTCGGCGTCGCAGGCGATTTTCCGGATGATGGCCGGGTGGATCGGCCCAGAAAAGTCGCCGTCCCAGACCCAGACTTTGTCCCTGTGCCCGCCCCTATCCGAGTCCGGGTCACTGTTCCTGTCCCGGTACCGGCGCCGGTGCCGGGAACGCCGCCACTGCCGCTGCCGTGGTTCGGGCTTGTTCCGGTGCGACTGTGTTGGTTGTGCCGGGTGTTGTCGTTGAGTTGGTTGAGGAGTTCTTGGTAGCCGATGGTGACCGTGAGTTGGGGTCGGAGTCCGCCGTTGGCGGGGAGTTTCCCGGTGGTCATCGCGACACTGCAGGCCCCGACGAGGCCGTTGAGGTGTTTCTGGGCCCGGGTGCGCAGGTCCAAGACGGGCCCTGCCCCGTCTCCGGCTCGGGTGTCAGATTGGGACTCAGATCCGGCGTCGGACTCGGTGTCGGTGTTGGTGGTGAGTCTGGGGTTGGTGGCGGCGTTCATGGCGGTGGTGAGGGTTTCGTATTGTTCGTCGGTGGCGAAGATTTCGATGTGGTGGAGTCCGTAGCGGCGTCGGCGGCGCAGGAATGCTCCTTGGTGTTGTCGGAGGATTTCTTCGGAGGGTTCGGGTCCGTCGTGGTCGATGTGGTCGATCCAGCGTTTGGTCATTTTGGTGAGGAAGTCGGGGTCGGTCTCAATGGCGGTGGTGGTGAGGGCGTGTTCCATCCGGGTGATGGTTTGCTCGTCGGTGAGGTGCCGGACTTTGTCCAGGGCGGTGCTGATGATCGTCGCGGAGCGGGAAGGCAGCAACGCGGCCCCGACAGCGTCGGCGAGGATTTCGCGGCGGGCCGGGATCTGTTGGCCGGTCATTCCGGTTTGGGGGAGGACGTCGGGGGCGAGGGAGAGCCGGCGCCGGGCTTCACCGATGCTGATCCGCAACCGTGCCCGAAGGAACTCCGCAGCACTCCGGTACCCGTCATCGAGAACACCCGGCTGATTCGGCAAACCGGCAGCAGGGGCGGGGATCTTCGGGTCCGTGGCTGGTTCGGTCCAGCCCGTCCGCCATTCCGGTGCTGCTGACGAGGACCCCGGACCGGCTTGCTGTGCCTCTCTACGGGTCCGTTCCACAGCCTGGGCCGCGACCACCTGCAAATACTCCACCGACCGGGACATCTCCTCGACCCTGCCCGCGAAATCAGCAGCCTCAACAAACCCCAACAACCGCACCTCATCAAAGGCCATCGACCGCAACGCATCAACGGCCGCAATACCGGCCAGAAGCGCACGGTCCAGAAGCGCACCGTCCAGAAGCGCCGCATCCCGAAGCCCTGGAACAGCACGCCCGGTTTCGGACCCCGACAGCACTCCAGCATCCGCAAGGGTACCCGCCAAAGGCTCGGCCGCCGTCGTAAGCTCGATATCCGGCAGTGGAGCAGTCCCGTTGGAAGACGTCAGGGACCGTTGACGCAGCAATGCGTAGGCGTACTGCGAACCCGCCCGCCTTGCTACGATCTGCCCGATAACTCTCATGCATCAACCCTGACATGGGGCTCTGACATTATTGGCTCCTGCACCGCAGCCACGGCCAAACGGGCCTGGCGAGATGTGTCATGACCCAAAGACCCTCGAAGTGACCACCCTCAATCACCCCGGATGAATCACTTGCTGTGGGTGTCCCGGAGAAGCCCCGAATCCTCAGAGTCTGTGAGGCTGGTTGCCGCCCAGCTCGCCAGCAACGTCAAAGCATCGTCCGTGCCAGTGCCCGGCTCGGCGTTGTACACGGTCAACGTCATGCCGGCATCGGCGGACAGTTCCAGGGCCTCGTACAACAAATGCAAGTCACCCACTATCCGGTGCCGGAAGTGCTTCTTGCCGGTGTAGTGCTGCCGGACGTTATGAGAAGCCCACCTGACCCTGAATTCCTCGCTTCTGGTAGAAAGTTCACCCACGAGGTCGCTGAGTCCGCGGTCATAGGGATCGCGCCCCGCCTCGGTACGCAGGATGGCCACGGTGTCGTTGGCGGCCCGTTCCCAGTCGGCGTAGAAATCGTGGCTGCGGGGATCGAGGAAAAGGAACCTGGCGTGGTTGGGCGGTCCCGCGGGACTTTCATACATATCCGCGCACAAAGCCCGGCCTATGGCATTGGTGGCCAGGAGGTCCAAGCGGCTGTTGCGGATAAAGGCCGGCGACCCTGTGATCGCATCCAAGGTGAGCTGAACGCCAAGGCGTATGGCTTGCTTCCGAACCGGGCGGCGTCGTGGCCTGCCGCCTTCGCTCGCCGCTCGTGCGAGGTCATACAGGTGGGCGCGCTCAGCATCATCGAGTTGCAGGGCGTGCGCCAGGGACTCCAACACGCTTTCGGACACGCCTGCGAGGTTTCCCCGCTCCAGTCGGGTGTAGTACTCCACGCTTACGCCCGCCAGCATCGCAACTTCACCACGGCGAAGGCCCGGCACGCGGCGGTTGCCACCATAGGCTGACAATCCTGCCTGTTCGGGTGTGATCTTCGCCCGGCGTGTGGAGAGGAAGTCGCGTGTCTCGGTCCGGTTGTCCATGCTTCAACGGTAAGACGTTTGGCCAGCTAAGGGAGTCCCTGCCAGTACCCCTAACAGCAGTAACTCCTTCCTCCCAGGAAATCAGGGTTAGATGGAGTCATCCAACAAAGTGAACTACGCAGGAGAAACATGCCTACCGCTAACGCTTACGCTGCCCCCTCGGCCACAGGCGATTTGACCCTGACCACTATTGAACGCCGCGAGGTGGGCCCCCACGATGTCCACATCGACATCAAGTTCGCCGGAATTTGCCACTCCGACATCCACACAGTCCGGGGTGATTGGGGCCCGCAGCAGTATCCATTGGCCCCGGGCCACGAAATCGCAGGCATCGTCACCGAGGTCGGCTCGGACGTCACCAAGCACAAGGTGGGCGACCGCGTTGGCGTCGGCTGCATGGTGAACTCCTGCAAGGAGTGCAAGAACTGCCTGGCAGGTGAGGAACAGTACTGCCTCAAGGGAAACGTGGGCACCTACGGCTCCGTTGACCGCGACGGCACCATCACCCAGGGCGGATATTCCAGCAACGTCGTGGTGAATGAAGATTTCGTAGTGAACATTCCCGAAGGTTTGGACCTGGATGTGGCTGCGCCGCTTCTGTGCGCAGGCATTACCACCTACTCGCCCCTGCACCACTGGGGAGCAGGCCCCGGCAAGAAGGTTGCTGTGGTTGGCCTTGGCGGGCTTGGTCACATGGCAGTAAAGATTGCCCATGCCATGGGTGCTGAGGTCACGGTGCTTTCCCAGTCGCTGAAGAAGATGGAGGACGGGCTCGCACTGGGGGCCGACCACTACTACGCCACCAGCGACCCCTCCACCTTTGAGGAACTGGGGGGCACCTTTGACCTCATCATCAACACCGTCAGCGCTTCACTTGATATCAGCGCTTACCTGCAGCTGCTCTCGTTGGATGGCACGCTGGTGAACGTCGGCGCGCCGCCGGAGCCACTGCCCGTGAATGCCTTCGCACTCATCGGTGCACGCCGGAGTTTTGCCGGTTCCGCGATCGGCGGCATCCGCGAGACCCAGGAAATGCTGAATTTCTGCGCGGAGCACGGACTCGGCGCCGAGATTGAGGTCATCCCGGCCAGCAAGATCAATGAGGCCTATGAACGCGTTCTTGCCTCCGATGTCCGCTACCGCTTCGTCATTGACGTCTCCACCATCGGCTAGGGACTCAACGCCTTGAAGGCGGCACCGCAGGAAAGGCCACACCCGTCACCGGGTGTGGCCTTTCCAGTGTCAGCGGGCAGGGACGGTCACCGGGCAGGGACAATGGTCTGGTGACTTTCAGACTGGACACCATCGGCAAGGGACTGGTCTTTGCTGATTCCCTCGCAAACCTTGTTGCCGCCCTGACGAAGCAAGGTGACACTGCTGGTGCGCGAACGGCGCTTGGGGGAACGGCAGTTGTTCAGGCGCCTCCCGGCACTGGAAAGACCACGCTGGTTCCGCCGCTGCTGGCCAACCTTGTGTCCCGGAACACCCGCCAGCCGCGCGTCGTCGTCACCCAACCGCGCCGTGTGGCAGCCCGTTCAGCGGCCAGGCGGCTTGCTTCCCTGGACGGTAGCCGGTTGGGGGACCGGGTGGGCTACACCGTCCGGGGTGAAAGCAAGGTCGGCAAGGACATGGTGGTGGAGTTCGTCACGCCAGGCATTCTCTTGCGGCGTCTTCTGGCTGACCCGGGACTTGAAGACGTCCATGCCGTAGTCCTGGATGAGGTTCACGAGCGGGGGCTGGAAACAGATCTCCTGGTGGGTATGCTCGCTGAAGTCCACCAGTTGCGAGGTGACCTGACGCTGGTGGCGATGTCCGCCACTCTCGATGCCCCCCGCTTTGCGGCACTTCTTGGCGCAGGCGGGGACGGGCTCGACGACGGCGGGCCGGCGCCGGTGGTTGACTGCCCTTCGGCGCTGTACCCGCTGGAGGTCCAGTGGGCTCCTTCACGTCAGCCACGGCTGGATGTCCGGGGAGTCTCAAGGCTGTTCCTTGACCACGTTGCTGGTACAGCAGCGGCCGCCCACTCGAAAGCCCTGAATCAAAACCCCGAGGTGGATGCGCTGGTTTTCCTCCCGGGAGCACGGGAAGTTTCCGACGTCGCCACCCGCCTTCGCAGGCAACTGCCGGATAGTGTTGAGGTTCTTGAGCTGCATGGCCAGATAGGCCCGGAGGCCCAGGACCGCGCGGTATCGGGCCGCGAACCTGGCGGACCGCCCCGGATTATCGTTTCCACTTCTTTGGCGGAATCCTCCCTGACAGTTCCTGGCGTGCGTTTGGTCATTGACTCAGGACTTTCGAGGGAACCGCGGCGGGACGCAGGCCGTGGCATGTCAGGTTTGGTAACCGTTTCCTGTTCCCGGGCGTCGGCCGATCAGCGTGCCGGCCGCGCGGCGCGGCAGGGTCCGGGCATTGTTGTGCGTTGCTATGACCAACAGGCCTTTGCCGCC contains the following coding sequences:
- a CDS encoding MurR/RpiR family transcriptional regulator, whose protein sequence is MAREAVDHAWLGDALPEVALSKSQARVVEVIARNPQLSSYADIAEIAQRSDVNNSTVVRTAQRLGYRGWPDLQRELRSRYLVMISTEDTLLEHGEHRSPLHDALNHDIDNLRLTLESNNADDVEAAIAALAAAKSITAVGIGSFAGPASVMAHLGSTMGYPITLENRGGVHLASAANSLGPGDVLVVVNMWRSVQQIIVTAEAAKQAGATVVAISDMRRGRLAAAADHLLIVASEGISFFQSVTAANSMVYGLLAGMEAAHPDRSRAAIRRTQQLWKDLDIYLD
- a CDS encoding FAD-binding monooxygenase is translated as MQFHHHGYVSGDPRVEPAAGVGIDRPAGLPDEVDVLIVGTGPAGMLTAAQLSQFPNVTTRIVERRPGRLAIGQADGIQARSVETFQAFGFAERIIAEAYRITEMAFWKPDPADHSRIVRAARAVDDPAGISEFPHLIVNQARVLDYFAEFMANSPTRMKPDYGYEFRGLQVTGEGDYPVTVTLAHTSGANEGQERIIRAKYVVGADGARSKVRESIGCHLAGDQANHAWGVMDVLAVTDFPDVRTKCAIQSGAGGSILLIPREGGHLFRMYVDLGEVNPNDKGAVRKTTIEQIIQKANDILHPYTLDVRNVAWHSVYEVGHRLTDRFDDVLPEDRGTRTPRVFITGDACHTHSAKAGQGMNVSMQDGFNIGWKLGHVLEGRSPESLLDTYSAERQVVAKNLIDFDKQWSTLMAKKPEEFEDPAELETFYTSTAEFPAGFMTQYAPSLVMAEAQHQDLATGFPVGKRFKSAPVLRVCDTNPMHLGHHAKADGRWRIYVFADNAQAGAPGPVADFAEWIANSPDSPLAATPSGADRDAWFDVKVIYQQDHTNVDINAVPAVFKPTVGPFKLTYLEKVFGSDPNQDIFEMRGLSRDGVVVVVRPDQYVANVLPLTATAELGRFFAPLLSTQLEGRNPTSGRDVAAGLVSNQA
- a CDS encoding 5'-3' exonuclease produces the protein MSGSGMPRLMLLDTASLYFRAFYGVPDSIRRADGTPVNAVRGLMDMIARLTTDYEATHLVACWDNDWRPRWRVDLIPSYKQHRVAETVSDGPDVEVLPDPLEAQIPMILRVLELAGIAVVGVDEHEADDVIGTYASQATIPTDVVTGDRDLFQLVDDHRAVRVIYTARGMKNLEVLTDVVVVGKYRVLPQQYADFATLRGDASDGLPGVAGIGEKTAASLLGTHGSLEGLLEAAEAPDGGLSAGVRAKLSAAADYLKVAPAVVNVVRDLKVPTLEEAGAELHPVTGDARAELEKLGTEWNLGGSVKRLLDALDRVR
- a CDS encoding helix-turn-helix transcriptional regulator, which codes for MDNRTETRDFLSTRRAKITPEQAGLSAYGGNRRVPGLRRGEVAMLAGVSVEYYTRLERGNLAGVSESVLESLAHALQLDDAERAHLYDLARAASEGGRPRRRPVRKQAIRLGVQLTLDAITGSPAFIRNSRLDLLATNAIGRALCADMYESPAGPPNHARFLFLDPRSHDFYADWERAANDTVAILRTEAGRDPYDRGLSDLVGELSTRSEEFRVRWASHNVRQHYTGKKHFRHRIVGDLHLLYEALELSADAGMTLTVYNAEPGTGTDDALTLLASWAATSLTDSEDSGLLRDTHSK
- a CDS encoding NAD(P)-dependent alcohol dehydrogenase, with the translated sequence MPTANAYAAPSATGDLTLTTIERREVGPHDVHIDIKFAGICHSDIHTVRGDWGPQQYPLAPGHEIAGIVTEVGSDVTKHKVGDRVGVGCMVNSCKECKNCLAGEEQYCLKGNVGTYGSVDRDGTITQGGYSSNVVVNEDFVVNIPEGLDLDVAAPLLCAGITTYSPLHHWGAGPGKKVAVVGLGGLGHMAVKIAHAMGAEVTVLSQSLKKMEDGLALGADHYYATSDPSTFEELGGTFDLIINTVSASLDISAYLQLLSLDGTLVNVGAPPEPLPVNAFALIGARRSFAGSAIGGIRETQEMLNFCAEHGLGAEIEVIPASKINEAYERVLASDVRYRFVIDVSTIG